From a region of the Castor canadensis chromosome 7, mCasCan1.hap1v2, whole genome shotgun sequence genome:
- the LOC109697299 gene encoding glutathione S-transferase omega-1 isoform X1, whose product MSGVSARSLAKGSAPPGPVPEGKIRVYSMRFCPYARRTLLVLKAKGIGHEIININLKNKPDWFFKKNPLGLVPVLENSQGQLIYESVITCEYLDEVYPGKKLWPDDPYEKACQKILLESFSKMLSLMLSFPRKLNDSKQNKEECAGIKEELRKEFSKLEEVLTNKKTTFFGGNSVSMIDYLIWPWFERQEPGELTECVSHTPKLKQWMTAMREDPAVSAFFLDAKSYQGFFRLYLQNSHEACDYGL is encoded by the exons GTAGCGCGCCCCCGGGGCCGGTCCCGGAGGGCAAGATCCGCGTCTACAGCATGAGGTTCTGTCCATACGCACGGAGGACCCTGCTGGTCCTGAAGGCCAAGGGAATCGG GCATGAAATCATCAATATCAACCTGAAAAATAAGCCTGACTGGTTCTTTAAGAAGAATCCTCTTGGTCTGGTGCCAGTTCTGGAAAACAGTCAGGGTCAATTGATCTATGAATCTGTCATCACCTGTGAGTACCTGGATGAGGTGTATCCCGGGAAGAAGCTGTGGCCAGATGACCCTTACGAGAAAGCTTGCCAAAAGATTCTCTTGGAGTCATTCTCTAAG ATGCTATCTCTGATGTTAAGCTTTCCAAGAAAGCTTAATGACAGTAAGCAAAATAAAGAAGAGTGTGCTGGCATAAAAGAAGAATTGCGGAAGGAATTCAGCAAGTTAGAGGAG GTTCTGACCAATAAGAAGACAACCTTCTTTGGTGGAAATTCTGTCTCTATGATTGATTACCTCATCTGGCCCTGGTTTGAACGGCAGGAACCAGGGGAGCTAACTGA GTGTGTCTCCCACACTCCAAAACTTAAGCAATGGATGACAGCCATGAGGGAAGATCCTGCAGTGTCAGCCTTCTTCCTTGATGCAAAAAGCTATCAAGGTTTCTTCCGACTCTACTTGCAAAACAGCCATGAGGCCTGTGACTATGGACTCTGA
- the LOC109697299 gene encoding glutathione S-transferase omega-1 isoform X2 translates to MRFCPYARRTLLVLKAKGIGHEIININLKNKPDWFFKKNPLGLVPVLENSQGQLIYESVITCEYLDEVYPGKKLWPDDPYEKACQKILLESFSKMLSLMLSFPRKLNDSKQNKEECAGIKEELRKEFSKLEEVLTNKKTTFFGGNSVSMIDYLIWPWFERQEPGELTECVSHTPKLKQWMTAMREDPAVSAFFLDAKSYQGFFRLYLQNSHEACDYGL, encoded by the exons ATGAGGTTCTGTCCATACGCACGGAGGACCCTGCTGGTCCTGAAGGCCAAGGGAATCGG GCATGAAATCATCAATATCAACCTGAAAAATAAGCCTGACTGGTTCTTTAAGAAGAATCCTCTTGGTCTGGTGCCAGTTCTGGAAAACAGTCAGGGTCAATTGATCTATGAATCTGTCATCACCTGTGAGTACCTGGATGAGGTGTATCCCGGGAAGAAGCTGTGGCCAGATGACCCTTACGAGAAAGCTTGCCAAAAGATTCTCTTGGAGTCATTCTCTAAG ATGCTATCTCTGATGTTAAGCTTTCCAAGAAAGCTTAATGACAGTAAGCAAAATAAAGAAGAGTGTGCTGGCATAAAAGAAGAATTGCGGAAGGAATTCAGCAAGTTAGAGGAG GTTCTGACCAATAAGAAGACAACCTTCTTTGGTGGAAATTCTGTCTCTATGATTGATTACCTCATCTGGCCCTGGTTTGAACGGCAGGAACCAGGGGAGCTAACTGA GTGTGTCTCCCACACTCCAAAACTTAAGCAATGGATGACAGCCATGAGGGAAGATCCTGCAGTGTCAGCCTTCTTCCTTGATGCAAAAAGCTATCAAGGTTTCTTCCGACTCTACTTGCAAAACAGCCATGAGGCCTGTGACTATGGACTCTGA